A single window of Rhodamnia argentea isolate NSW1041297 chromosome 5, ASM2092103v1, whole genome shotgun sequence DNA harbors:
- the LOC115737240 gene encoding transcription factor bHLH63-like, producing the protein MNLALLPEMLRHLNPPPVNLFVAGECADMTVLERQRARFQWLHEEPPQPQLQLVHKGHFGAGEFAAGYGDGLMMMSGGGSDSALGEVVNLNRHLKADPGFLNGCSEAGGYEIPGLGFGACGYGDGTSSEMNGSISRTSSCPPPPQAAMDAGCGELALSEKVGSQVRKESSRKRKYDKVKNTKVEDDLKDKKLKGSTEEGESKTTEQTNDKSSNNNNRETSASTSKENSRVSEVQKPDYIHVRARRGQATDSHSLAERARREKISERMKYLQDLVPGCNKITGKAGMLDEIINYVQSLQRQVEFLSMKLATVTPRVDFNMDTLFAKEMLPNCTASFPAIDMPTEMINAAAYLQFNPAHQVLSCPVMESEVIPNANVQTTIGAPVPMADTFFDQSSFVPLQPSSAWNFDVQNI; encoded by the exons ATGAATCTGGCTCTTCTACCGGAGATGCTACGCCACCTGAACCCCCCGCCGGTGAACCTATTCGTCGCCGGCGAATGCGCGGACATGACGGTGCTCGAGAGGCAGCGCGCTCGCTTCCAGTGGCTCCACGAGGAGCCGCCGCAGCCGCAGCTGCAGCTGGTGCACAAGGGTCATTTCGGCGCGGGCGAGTTTGCCGCCGGGTACGGTGATGGGCTCATGATGAtgagcggcggcggcagcgacTCGGCGCTCGGCGAGGTCGTGAACCTGAACCGCCATCTGAAGGCCGACCCGGGTTTCCTAAACGGGTGTTCCGAGGCCGGAGGGTACGAGATTCCGGGTCTGGGTTTCGGTGCTTGCGGGTATGGGGATGGAACCAGTTCGGAGATGAACGGCTCTATTTCTCGGACTTCTAGCTGCCCTCCGCCGCCGCAGGCCGCGATGGACGCCGGCTGTGGAGAGCTGGCCTTGTCGGAGAAGGTTGGCTCCCAAGTTAGGAAGGAGAGCTCAAGGAAGAGGAAATATGACAAAGTAAAGAACACAAAG GTTGAGGATGATCTCAAAGACAAGAAACTCAAAGGATCCACAGAAGAGGGAGAGTCAAAGACAACAGAACAAACTAACGACAAGAGCagtaacaacaacaacagagaAACTTCTGCTAGCACTTCGAAGGAGAATTCAAGAGTTTCCGAGGTCCAAAAGCCCGATTATATCCATGTCCGAGCCCGCCGAGGTCAAGCCACGGATAGCCACAGCTTAGCTGAGAGA GCGAGGAGAGAAAAGATCAGTGAGAGGATGAAGTACCTTCAGGATTTAGTACCAGGGTGCAATAAGATAACCGGGAAGGCGGGAATGCTTGACGAAATCATCAACTATGTTCAATCACTTCAACGGCAAGTCGAG TTCTTGTCCATGAAACTAGCTACTGTGACTCCAAGAGTTGACTTCAACATGGACACCTTATTTGCAAAAGAG ATGCTTCCCAACTGCACAGCCAGCTTCCCGGCAATTGATATGCCAACAGAGATGATTAATGCCGCTGCCTATCTTCAGTTTAATCCAGCACATCAGGTGCTTTCATGTCCGGTGATGGAGTCTGAGGTTATTCCCAATGCGAATGTCCAAACAACGATTGGTGCTCCCGTGCCGATGGCTGATACGTTCTTCGACCAGTCTTCCTTCGTG CCACTTCAGCCCTCCTCTGCTTGGAACTTCGATGTACAAAACATTTAG
- the LOC115737249 gene encoding universal stress protein PHOS32 — METLLEEEEEYSWREVKLPSLVPVVGEAEPPELERETGERRRGREVLVAVDHGPNSKHAFDWALIHFCRLADTLHLVHAVSSVNNEVIHEQSQVLMEKLAIEAFQVAMVRTIARIVEGDPGKVICREAKRLKPAAVVVGTRGRSLIQSVLQGSVSEYCFHNCKWAPVIIVPGKEAGDESLV, encoded by the exons atGGAGACGttgttggaggaggaggaggagtacaGCTGGAGAGAAGTGAAGCTGCCCAGCCTGGTCCCGGTGGTGGGGGAGGCGGAGCCTCCCGAgttggagagagagacgggggagaggaggaggggcaGGGAGGTGCTGGTCGCCGTGGATCACGGGCCGAACAGCAAGCACGCCTTCGACTGGGCCCTCATCCACTTCTGCCGCCTCGCCGACACCCTCCACCTCGTCCACGCCGTCTCCA GTGTAAACAATGAGGTTATTCATGAACAGAGTCAGGTGCTGATGGAGAAGCTAGCCATTGAGGCTTTTCAGGTTGCCATG GTGAGGACCATCGCTAGGATTGTGGAAGGTGATCCGGGAAAGGTCATTTGCAGAGAGGCAAAAAGATTGAAACCTGCGGCTGTTGTAGTGGGGACGAGAGGAAGAAGCCTTATTCAAAG TGTACTTCAAGGAAGTGTCAGTGAGTATTGCTTTCATAACTGCAAATGGGCACCTGTTATCATAGTTCCGGGCAAAG AAGCTGGGGATGAGTCGTTGGTATAG